Genomic window (Spirosoma sp. KCTC 42546):
ATCCACCACATCAATCTTTTTGCCCGGTATTCGCGCTTGTTTCGTTCCGCCATCATACGATACCAGACTTCCGTTAGCGCCAAGGGTTAAGCAGATAGTGGTTGCCCCCATTTTATGAAAATCGCTTAAAATCCGCTCTGGCGTTTGGGGGGAGCCATAGAGCCGTTCAGCATCATCTTCACTTACTTTTACTAACGCACCAGCCGTAAAATAATCAGTCAGCACACGCCAGGCCTGATCGCGATCTGGCCAGATACTGGGGGCGTAGTTTGCATCAATCGTAACCTGGCAACCAGCAGCCTTCGCCCGTCGGGCCGCGTCGATAATGGTATCCTGGGCAGGTTGTTGACTAAGAGCAAAGCAAGTGGTATGAAACAGCTGCGTTTGCGCCAGTAGGGAATCTGGTAGCTGTTCTGGTTTCAGCTGACAGTCGGCATGGCGGTAGGCAACAAAGTCGGGCGTGCCAGCCGTTCTAGAAACAAGAACGATGGTAGTCGGCTCCAGAGGATCAGCGGTAATGAATTGGGTATCCACACCTGATTCTTCAATCTGCCGGACCAGGTATTTGCCAATATTGTCATCACCAACGCAGGAAACCAGCGCCACCTGACCGCCCAGGCGGGCCATATTCGTAGCCATATTGGCGGGGCTCCCACCCTGATACCGCCTGAAGTCCTGGGCATCAAGCAAACTGCTCGACACGTGGTGGCCAATTAAATCGGCTAGTAATTCGCCAACCGAAAGGAGAGCGTAAGGGCGGGGTGAATTTGCCATGTATAAAAAAAGTTCTTGTGATTAGCTTTCAGAGATAGCTATTTCGCTGGAAAACTAATCACAAGAACAAAAAGAGCCAATAGAATAGAACTTAATTTTAACCAAGCTCAATCGGGATGGTTTCTTCGTCGGTCTTTCTGATTTCTTTTACCAGAAAGCAGGAGGCTGCAGCCAACAGCAGGCAGATACCCGCCAGTACAAGCGCGTTACGGGGATCGTCGCCCAGCAGAGGTTTGTAATAGAGCGGCACGGTAAGCATACCAATAAACTGAGGGACACAGATAAAACCGTTAAAAATGCCCATGTACACACCCATGCGATTTTTAGGAACCGCGCTCGCCAGCATCAGGTAAGGCATCGACATAATGGACCCCCAGGCTAACCCAATAATAGTCATGCCAGCCAGATAAATAAATTTGTCGTTCGATGTAAGCGTCAGGAAGAAGCCCATAGCCCCAATAGTAAGGAACACGGCGTGGGTAGCTCGGGCGCTGCCAATGGCTTTTGCAATGCGGGGGATGAAGATTGAGATGACGGCGCAGGAGATGCTGAACATAGCAAAGCAAAGTCCACCCCATTTGGTGCCTTCTTCGAATCCGGCTCTATTAGACACGGTATCGGGCGCGTTAAAGGCGTACTTAGCCGTTGCAAGCGACAGGTATTGCCACATCAGCGGCAGGCCATACCAGGTAAAAAACTTCACCCACCAAAGCTGCCGCATAACGGTTGGCATTGCCGAAAGCGATGCCAGAATCTCTTTGAAAATAGGAAGTCTCAGCACCAGGTAACTGCCTGCCAGTACACCAACTCCCCACATCAGGCCCGTTGAGATACCGCCTATACGCGCAGCAAAGAAGAAGGCCAACACAGCAGCCCCAACGGCTAAGGCTACATGCCAGAACGAAATCGACTTCTTTTCTTCGGCAGTAAACTCGTGCTGCTCTTTATAATTTTCGTCAACCGGCGGATACTCTTTCGTGGTGCGGACCGTCCACAGCACAGAAATCAGGATAGCAGCTGCGCCAATGTAAAACGGGTAACGCACTGAGTTGGGAATGCCGTTGGCCAATTGCCCTTCCGACAGTACCATAGAAATGCCCAGAAGTGGCAAGATATACGGCATTAAGTTGGCTAAGGTTTGTCCGAAGCCCACCATAAACGATTGGACGGCAAAGCCCGTAGGCCGCTGTTTATCGTTCAGCATATCACCTACGAAGGCCCGGAAAGGTTCCATGGCCGAATTCAAGCCCGCATCGAGCATCCACATCAGCCCGGCGGCCATCCAGACATACGATGAATTGGGCATCATGATCATGGCTATGCTACCGAACAGCGCCCCGGCGAGAATAAACGGCTTCCGTCGTCCCCAGGTAGGTGACCAGCTTCGGTCCGAAACCGCTCCAATAATTGGCTGGAGCAATAAACCGGTTAATGGTCCAGCGAGCCAGAGACCCGGAATGGAGGCTTCATCAGCACCCAGATAGCGGTAAATAGGACTCATATTAGCTTGCTGTAGGCCAAAGCCGTATTGAATCCCTAAAAAGCCGAAACTCATATTCCAGATTTGCCAGAAACTTAAGTTGGGCTTAGCTTTTGCAGAGGTTTTCTGAACACTTCCCGTTTGCATTGATTATAGTATATTTAAACAGTCATCATAGGTTTCTACAGAGTAGTCAGCAATAATACGTACTGATTTGCAGGATATGGAGATAATCTTGTCTTATTTTTTTGAAAAGACGTACTTTTGAGAATGATTCCAAAAACGTGGCCGACCCTTATTTTGGCCCTAACGGTGTTTCTGTTGTCATCTCAAGTTGTCTTTGCTACTGTCTCGACGGATTCGACTCAGAAAATCGTTGTACGTTCAATAACCTTCAAAGGAAACTACCGTACCCGAGACCGAATTATCCTACGCGAAATGACGCTTCACGTTGGGGATTCCGTTCGGTTGGCCGATTTACCGGGCCGTGTTGCCTGGGATCAGCGTAATATTAGCAATACGACGCTGTTTGTGACGGTCGATATGGGAACCCAACTGATACCCTCGGCTGATTCAACGCAACTTGCCCAACTCGATCTTACGGTGACTATGAAAGAGCGGTGGTATTTTGTGGCGTACCCTGTTTTTGACTTGGCCGACCGTAATTTTAACGAGTGGTGGTACGATCGGGGGCATGATTTTAGTCGGGTCATTTATGGGGGGCATCTTAGCTACCGTAACGTAACCGGCAATAATGACAAACTTCAGGTTATTTTTGAGCGTGGTTTTTTGCAGCGAACAATCCTATCCTATTCTAAACCCTATATTGACCGTGCCCAAAAAATTGGCTTACGCATGGACGTAGGGTATGTGACAAACAAGGAAATTCCCTACCGCACCCAGTTTGATAAGTGGGTCTATGTAAAATCGGAAGAGGTGCTACGGGAGCGAAAATATGCCGCCCTGACGCTTACCCATCGACGTGGCCTGTATCACTATCATACACTCGATACCCGTTATACGCAGAATACTATTGCGGACACGATTGCCAAACTTAACCCCGACTATTTGTTAGATGGCAGCACTAACCAGCATTTTCTGGCAATGAGCTACAACTATCGGTACGACCGCCGTGATAATGTAGTCTATCCATTACAAGGCACGCTGTTTTCGGCAGGCATCGGGGTTTCTGGAATACTGCCTACTGATAACTTTCATTTTCTGGATCTTGCAACCTCTATCACGCGCTACTGGCCGTTGGGAGGGCACTTTTATGCCGCAGGAAGCTTACGGGCTCGTTCCACCTGGCCCACACGTCAGCCTTATATAAGTTTGCGTGGCCTGGGCAGTTCCACTGATATGGTACGCGGTTATGAACTGTTTGTTGTGGATGGGCAACGAACCTTTATTTGGCGGAACAGCCTTCGATACCAACTCTTTAATGTTCGCAAACAGTTGAACTGGTTGCATGTCCGGCAGTTTAACACGGTACCCATTGCGGCCTATCTTACCGTTTTTGGCGACACGGGTTACGTTAGCAGTACCGTTGCTGAACAATACCAGAGCCGGTTAGCGAATCGCTTATTGGCTGGTACAGGGCTCAGCCTCGATGTGGTGTCTTTTTATAACCTGGTGATGCGCTTTAGTGGAACCATCAATGCACAGGGCAACACCGGATTTTTCTTCAATCTAGCGCAGGAGCTGTAATTAATTCCACTCATCAAATCCCCTGCACAAGTTGGTTCTCAGGTAACCAATCATCCGAATTCTGATGCGTTGGAACTGCGTTGATCTATACATTTGACGCGTCAATCTGACAAACTAATCACTACTCCGATGTAGACGTATCGTCTTCAATTTCCGCTTACTACAGCGAGTCATTCGACTCTGATTTTCTTCCGCGTACGTTTCATTTTCTTAACCGTTTAACATCAGTTTATTCATGGAATTTTTATCCCTTGTATCCACGTGGGGCTGGGTAGCTCTGCTCTTAATGGCCGTAGTGCTCTACAAATTAGTCTTACGGTTTCTGTTCGGGATGGTTATTGTTCCCGAAGACCGGATTGGTCTGGTGACCAAAAAATATGTGCTTGTGGGTACCGATCGGGGCTTGCCCGATGGGCGTATCATTGCCACCAAAGGCGAAGCTGGTTATCAGGCGCAAACGCTGGCGCCGGGCTTATACTGGTGGATGTGGCCCTGGCAATATGGTATTACCATGCAGCCGTTTATGGTTGTTCCCGAAGGCAGGATTGGCTTAGTTCTATCCAATGACGGAGCCGAATTGCCTACGGGTAATATCCTGGCCCGACGTGTCGATTCCGATAATTTTCAGGATACGGAACGCTTCTTATCCAGTGGAGGACAAAAAGGTCGGCAAACGGCTGTACTCACACCGGGTACGTACCGGATCAATCCCTATGCGTTCACGGTGACGATTGCCGACATGACCGTTATCAAGGAAAACATGGTCGGAATTATCACGACGCTCGATGGTGCGCCTTTGCAACCGGGTCAGATTGCCGGTAAGAATGTTGAGGGGCATAACAACTTCCAGAACGTCGATTTCTTCCTGCAAAACGGTGGTAATCGAGGGCTTCAACCGCAGGTTGTGTTGGCGGGTTCGTATTACATAAACCCCTGGGCTGTCCAGATCGAAGAGATTCCGATGACCGAAGTACCTATTGGGCATGTAGGTGTGGTGATCTCATACATTGGTGAAGATGGCGAAGACCTTACCGGTGAATCGTTCAAGCACGGGAATATCGTTCGGAAAGGCTTTCGGGGTGTTTGGATGGAACCGCTTGGGCCGGGTAAATACCCCGTCAATACCTTTACAATGAAGGTTGAAGGTGTGCCGACAACGAACCTGGTGCTGAACTGGGCCAATGCCCGTACCGAAGCGCATAATCTTGATCGTAACCTCTCGACGATCACTGTTCGTTCGAAAGACGGTTTCCCGTTCAACCTCGACGTGGCTCAGATCATTCATATCCCATCAGTGGAAGCGCCTAAAGTGATTGCCCGATTCGGGAGCATGACCAACCTTGTCTCGCAGGTACTGGAACCAACGATTGGTAACTATTTCCGGAACTCAGCGCAGGATTCGGATGTGATCGCGTTCCTGAGTACCCGGAAAGAGCGTCAGGAAGCCGCTCGTGAACACATCCGGGCGGTATTGGAAATTTATAACGTGAACGCTGTGGATACACTCATTGGCGATATTGTGCCACCCGATAGCCTGATGAAAACCCTCACCGATCGGAAGATTGCGCAGGAAGAAGAAAAAACCTACGAAACCCAGCGGATGGCGCAGGAAAAACGGCAGGGTATGGAACGCGAAACGGCCCTGGCCGATATTCAGCGCGAAGTCGTAAAAGCGCAGCAAAGTGTCGAAATTGCCCAGCGTACAGCCGATGCTGCCGTTAAAAAATCGGAAGGAGAGGCCCGTAGTTTAAAATTGCAGGTGGGGGCCGAATCGGAAGCAACGAAAGTGCGGGCAGAAGCTAATGCCGAAGCCCGTCGTCGGCAGGCCGCAGCGGATGCCGAAGCCACAAAACTAACCGCAGATGCCGAAGCGGAACGGATTGCTAAAACGGGTAATGCCGAAGCCGAGAAAATCCTTGCCATTGGCCGGTCCACGGCCGAAGCCTACGAATTGCAGGTACGCGCGATGGGCGACGAAAACTTTACGCGCTTCAAGATCACCGAAGAAATTGGCAAAGGTCATATTCGTGTCATTCCAGATATTGTCATCAACGGATCAGGTACTGGTACGGAGGGCTCAATGAACGGACTTATGGGTTTGAAATTGCTCGAGCAAATCGAAGAACGGAAGACGGGGCAGGCTACCAAAATTGTGGATGTAACGAAGTCTGTTGAGGTTGCGAAATAGGTAGTACGGACGGTCGTCCATAGCCGTGGAAACCCATGTAGCCGAAGGTTAAGTTGTAGGTACTATTCTTCTACAATTTAATCTCCGGCTACGCGGGTTTCCACCCGCGCTACTTACCTTTGTGCTAACCTTCACCCCAGTCCAAAGCGTCGTCTTTGGCATTTTTCATGGACAAAGCTATGCCGCAAAAAGAAGCCCCTAAAAAGCCTTCATCGTCTTTGTTGAGCCTGCTAAAGCCGTATTCCAGAATGATTTTGCTGCTGATTCTATTTGCCTTGATCAGCAATGGCGTCAACCTGGTTCTACCGATGCTCATCTCGCACGGTATCGACGATTATTCGGCTGGAAAATTTGTGTTGCGCACCATCGTCATCGAATTTCTGGTAGCTACGCTGTTCATTTTTGTGTTCACCTACCTGCAAAGTGTTGTTCAAACGTACGCTTCGGAGCGTGTAGCGCGGGATTTGCGTACACAAGTAGCGGCTAAAATATCTCGGCAGAGCTTTACCTATATTCAACAGACGAACCCGTCGAAATTATTGACAAACCTGACCTCGGATATTGATTCTGTCAAGCTATTTGTCTCGCAGGCTATTGTCTCTATTGTTTCATCGCTCTGTATCATTATTGGAGCGAGTATTCTACTCATCAGCATCAACTGGAAACTAGCGCTGGCTGTATTGACAATTGTGCCGATTATTGGCATTACGTTTTATCTGTTACTCAAGAAAGTACGGGTATTGTTTATGCGTAGCCGGGAAGTAATCGACTGGCTCAATAAAGTCATCAACGAAAGTATTCTTGGTTCGGCGTTGATTCGGGTAATTAATTCGCAACAGCTGGAGTACGACAAATTCCTGGCGGCTAATACCGACGCGAAAGACTTAGGTATAGCCATTTTACGCTTGTTCGCAGCCCTGATTCCGGTAATCAGTTTTACGGCTAATATGGCGGGCTTAACCATTCTGGTGCTGGGTGGCCATTTTGTCATTACGGGTAGCATGTCGCTTGGGGATTTTGCGGCCTTTAACAGCTATCTCGCTCTGCTGATTTTTCCGATTATTGTCATTGGGTTTATGAGCAACGTTATTGCGCAGTCGTCGGCTTCGTTTGAGCGGATCAATGCTGTGTTGCAGGCACCTGAAACAGTGCAAACCGGGAGCGTAGAAGCTACCCTTAAGGGCGACGTTGAACTCAAAAACGTGTCGATGTACTACGGCGATAAACCCGCGCTGAAAGACGTTTCTTTTTCGGTAAAAGCCGGTACCCGAACCGCTATTGTCGGCCCAACCGCGGCCGGAAAAAGTCAGCTCCTCTTTTTGCTGACCGGCTTGTTAAAGCCCACGTCGGGAACGGTCGAGTACGATGGCAGGCCCATTGATATGTACGACGAAGAGGCTTTCCACCAACAGGTTGGGTTTGTGTTTCAGGATAGTATTATGTTCAACCTGAGCCTTCGCGAAAATATTG
Coding sequences:
- a CDS encoding carbohydrate kinase family protein, which codes for MANSPRPYALLSVGELLADLIGHHVSSSLLDAQDFRRYQGGSPANMATNMARLGGQVALVSCVGDDNIGKYLVRQIEESGVDTQFITADPLEPTTIVLVSRTAGTPDFVAYRHADCQLKPEQLPDSLLAQTQLFHTTCFALSQQPAQDTIIDAARRAKAAGCQVTIDANYAPSIWPDRDQAWRVLTDYFTAGALVKVSEDDAERLYGSPQTPERILSDFHKMGATTICLTLGANGSLVSYDGGTKQARIPGKKIDVVDVTGAGDAYWAGFLTAYLDGYAPGNCAHAGAALAKMKLTRQGPLPDKVDRKLIYADFE
- a CDS encoding MFS transporter; the encoded protein is MQTGSVQKTSAKAKPNLSFWQIWNMSFGFLGIQYGFGLQQANMSPIYRYLGADEASIPGLWLAGPLTGLLLQPIIGAVSDRSWSPTWGRRKPFILAGALFGSIAMIMMPNSSYVWMAAGLMWMLDAGLNSAMEPFRAFVGDMLNDKQRPTGFAVQSFMVGFGQTLANLMPYILPLLGISMVLSEGQLANGIPNSVRYPFYIGAAAILISVLWTVRTTKEYPPVDENYKEQHEFTAEEKKSISFWHVALAVGAAVLAFFFAARIGGISTGLMWGVGVLAGSYLVLRLPIFKEILASLSAMPTVMRQLWWVKFFTWYGLPLMWQYLSLATAKYAFNAPDTVSNRAGFEEGTKWGGLCFAMFSISCAVISIFIPRIAKAIGSARATHAVFLTIGAMGFFLTLTSNDKFIYLAGMTIIGLAWGSIMSMPYLMLASAVPKNRMGVYMGIFNGFICVPQFIGMLTVPLYYKPLLGDDPRNALVLAGICLLLAAASCFLVKEIRKTDEETIPIELG
- a CDS encoding BamA/TamA family outer membrane protein; this encodes MIPKTWPTLILALTVFLLSSQVVFATVSTDSTQKIVVRSITFKGNYRTRDRIILREMTLHVGDSVRLADLPGRVAWDQRNISNTTLFVTVDMGTQLIPSADSTQLAQLDLTVTMKERWYFVAYPVFDLADRNFNEWWYDRGHDFSRVIYGGHLSYRNVTGNNDKLQVIFERGFLQRTILSYSKPYIDRAQKIGLRMDVGYVTNKEIPYRTQFDKWVYVKSEEVLRERKYAALTLTHRRGLYHYHTLDTRYTQNTIADTIAKLNPDYLLDGSTNQHFLAMSYNYRYDRRDNVVYPLQGTLFSAGIGVSGILPTDNFHFLDLATSITRYWPLGGHFYAAGSLRARSTWPTRQPYISLRGLGSSTDMVRGYELFVVDGQRTFIWRNSLRYQLFNVRKQLNWLHVRQFNTVPIAAYLTVFGDTGYVSSTVAEQYQSRLANRLLAGTGLSLDVVSFYNLVMRFSGTINAQGNTGFFFNLAQEL
- a CDS encoding SPFH domain-containing protein, which gives rise to MEFLSLVSTWGWVALLLMAVVLYKLVLRFLFGMVIVPEDRIGLVTKKYVLVGTDRGLPDGRIIATKGEAGYQAQTLAPGLYWWMWPWQYGITMQPFMVVPEGRIGLVLSNDGAELPTGNILARRVDSDNFQDTERFLSSGGQKGRQTAVLTPGTYRINPYAFTVTIADMTVIKENMVGIITTLDGAPLQPGQIAGKNVEGHNNFQNVDFFLQNGGNRGLQPQVVLAGSYYINPWAVQIEEIPMTEVPIGHVGVVISYIGEDGEDLTGESFKHGNIVRKGFRGVWMEPLGPGKYPVNTFTMKVEGVPTTNLVLNWANARTEAHNLDRNLSTITVRSKDGFPFNLDVAQIIHIPSVEAPKVIARFGSMTNLVSQVLEPTIGNYFRNSAQDSDVIAFLSTRKERQEAAREHIRAVLEIYNVNAVDTLIGDIVPPDSLMKTLTDRKIAQEEEKTYETQRMAQEKRQGMERETALADIQREVVKAQQSVEIAQRTADAAVKKSEGEARSLKLQVGAESEATKVRAEANAEARRRQAAADAEATKLTADAEAERIAKTGNAEAEKILAIGRSTAEAYELQVRAMGDENFTRFKITEEIGKGHIRVIPDIVINGSGTGTEGSMNGLMGLKLLEQIEERKTGQATKIVDVTKSVEVAK
- a CDS encoding ABC transporter ATP-binding protein; this encodes MPQKEAPKKPSSSLLSLLKPYSRMILLLILFALISNGVNLVLPMLISHGIDDYSAGKFVLRTIVIEFLVATLFIFVFTYLQSVVQTYASERVARDLRTQVAAKISRQSFTYIQQTNPSKLLTNLTSDIDSVKLFVSQAIVSIVSSLCIIIGASILLISINWKLALAVLTIVPIIGITFYLLLKKVRVLFMRSREVIDWLNKVINESILGSALIRVINSQQLEYDKFLAANTDAKDLGIAILRLFAALIPVISFTANMAGLTILVLGGHFVITGSMSLGDFAAFNSYLALLIFPIIVIGFMSNVIAQSSASFERINAVLQAPETVQTGSVEATLKGDVELKNVSMYYGDKPALKDVSFSVKAGTRTAIVGPTAAGKSQLLFLLTGLLKPTSGTVEYDGRPIDMYDEEAFHQQVGFVFQDSIMFNLSLRENIAFSETVTDESLKKAIDTAELREFVESLPNKLQTTVSERGASLSGGQKQRIMLARALALDPKVLLLDDFTARVDSNTEQKILAGVQQNYPGLTLLSVTQKIAPVEDYEQILLLMEGEIIAKGTHPELMATSPEYVQIYQSQRSTSQYELRS